In Prunus dulcis chromosome 1, ALMONDv2, whole genome shotgun sequence, the following are encoded in one genomic region:
- the LOC117615859 gene encoding probable N-acetyltransferase HLS1-like: MVDSTENKVLIREFNADTDREVVGKLERNCELGSKRGVSIFTNMMGDPCCRIRFYPLHVMLVAELLENGELVGVVRGCMKHVGTGFGASYEIGCILGLRVSPSHRQMGIGLKLMNSVEEWLLRKGAQYTFLATEKSNIASTNLFTFKCNYVNLSSLVIFVQPICSPIDDLLPQEIKIEKLHIDQAIFLYKNKLRGKDMYPTDIDVILKEKLSLGTWVCYFKEHGWINLNTEENGKDITSKTQSSWVIFSIWNTCEAYKLHIRKSHPLRSFHATLSHAREKILSCLKLPVRVSMQSSFGFLFLYGIHGEGEKLGELMKSVWNFASRLGQNVKDSKLILTELGLCDPLIKHVPKDSNMSCINDVWYAKSLISHADEKDELLLKGQLGNVFVDPREF, from the exons atggTTGACAGTACAGAGAACAAGGTTCTTATAAGGGAATTCAATGCAGACACAGATAGAGAAGTGGTGGGGAAGCTAGAGAGGAACTGTGAGCTAGGGTCTAAAAGGGGGGTCTCCATTTTCACTAACATGATGGGTGACCCTTGTTGTAGGATTAGGTTCTACCCCCTTCATGTTATGCTG GTAGCAGAGCTGCTCGAAAATGGGGAGCTTGTTGGAGTGGTTCGAGGATGCATGAAGCATGTAGGCACTGGTTTTGGGGCAAGCTATGAGATAGGTTGCATACTAGGCCTTCGCGTCTCTCCTTCACACCG GCAGATGGGAATTGGATTGAAACTCATGAACTCAGTGGAGGAGTGGCTGCTGAGGAAGGGAGCACAGTACACATTCCTGGCAACCGAAAAGAGCAACATCGCCTCTACAAATCTCTTCACTTTCAAATGCAATTATGTGAACCTCAGCTCACTAGTCATATTTGTTCAGCCAATTTGTTCCCCTATTGATGATCTGCTTCCCCAAGAGATAAAAATAGAGAAGCTGCACATAGACCAAGCAATTTTCTTGTACAAAAATAAGCTAAGAGGCAAAGACATGTATCCGACAGACATCGATGTGATCTTGAAGGAGAAGCTGAGCCTCGGCACTTGGGTCTGCTATTTCAAAGAACATGGTTGGATCAACTTAAACACCGAGGAAAATGGTAAGGACATCACCAGTAAAACTCAAAGCTCTTGGGTAATCTTTAGCATATGGAATACATGTGAAGCTTACAAGCTTCATATAAGAAAGTCTCATCCACTAAGGTCTTTTCATGCTACCCTAAGCCATGCAAGGGAGAAAATATTGTCCTGCCTAAAATTGCCTGTCCGTGTCTCCATGCAGAGCTCCTTCGGGTTTCTGTTTCTCTACGGGATTcatggagagggagagaagcTCGGGGAGCTCATGAAATCTGTGTGGAACTTCGCATCACGGTTGGGACAAAATGTGAAGGACAGCAAGTTGATTTTAACTGAGCTGGGGTTGTGTGATCCTCTCATAAAGCATGTCCCCAAGGATTCCAATATGTCATGTATCAATGATGTATGGTATGCGAAAAGCTTGATTAGCCACGCTGATGAAAAAGATGAACTGCTGCTGAAGGGACAACTAGGTAATGTGTTTGTTGATCCAAGAGAATTCTAG
- the LOC117636851 gene encoding universal stress protein PHOS32: protein MGERRIGVAVDFSAGSRAALKWAVDNVARQGDFLILVVVRPEENYEQGEMQLWGVTGSPLIPVVEFSDANVMKKYKVNPDPETLDIANTAAKQKEITVVMKIYWGDAREKIIEAIDKIPLSLLVIGNRGLGKLKRVIMGSVSNHVVNNASCPVTVVKNNADQES, encoded by the exons ATGGGAGAAAGGAGAATTGGAGTGGCGGTGGATTTCTCGGCTGGCAGCCGGGCAGCCCTGAAATGGGCAGTGGACAACGTTGCCCGGCAGGGCGATTTCCTCATCCTGGTCGTCGTTCGTCCTGAAGAGAACTATGAGCAAGGCGAGATGCAGCTCTGGGGAGTCACCGGTTCCC CTTTGATCCCTGTGGTTGAGTTCTCTGATGCCAACGTTATGAAGAAGTATAAAGTGAATCCTGACCCTGAAACCTTGGACATCGCCAACACTGCGGCTAAGCAGAAAGAG ATTACGGTGGTGATGAAGATCTACTGGGGCGATGCGCGTGAGAAGATCATTGAGGCTATTGACAAGATTCCCTTGAGCCTCCTTGTTATTGGAAACAGAGGCCTTGGCAAGCTCAAGAG AGTCATCATGGGCAGTGTCAGCAACCATGTGGTAAATAATGCTTCCTGTCCAGTTACTGTAGTGAAGAACAATGCGGACCAGGAAAGCTAA
- the LOC117616194 gene encoding uncharacterized protein LOC117616194 translates to MELAGGYTAKDQSKVKHLHGGRIGLDSETHLVIKLPDSKVLRIISRSVFLGLVILTLPCIGSLLRGVSVSELKYDTQSENFNFEQLGELFHDLAGEGLRRKSDKALIVSPVNVDRILKIGGIVAVPLSNDPSNAFKPKPNYKIVYLRRYASTFVAMRKTSPSYDLAVKSRRLCQFETKAKKTVVKGLEDVVLEPPRRVLAKSNEYLKKIKFLPNLMGDSLQGYDRRVFVNVDLNEDNSGVTEWFQQNFPKMDK, encoded by the exons ATGGAATTGGCTGGTGGATATACAGCCAAGGACCAGAGCAAGGTGAAGCACCTTCATGGAGGAAGGATAGGATTGGATTCCGAGACTCATTTGGTGATCAAGCTTCCTGATTCCAAGGTATTGCGCATTATTTCAAGGtctgtttttttgggtttggttatTCTCACACTGCCCTGCATTGGGTCCCTTTTGAGGGGAGTAAGTGTTTCTGAATTAAAATATGATACTCAAtctgaaaatttcaattttgagcaATTGGGTGAGCTTTTCCATGATTTAGCTGGTGAAGGCCTTCGCAGAAAAAGTGACAAAGCTCTCATTGTGAGCCCGGTCAATGTTG ATCGCATTTTGAAGATTGGTGGCATTGTGGCTGTTCCATTAAGCAATGACCCTTCAAATGCTTTTAAACCGAAACCCAATTACAAGATCGTGTATCTTCGTCGATATGCTTCCACCTTTGTGGCAATGAGGAAAACCAGCCCGTCTTATGATTTGGCGGTGAAGTCTAGGCGGCTTTGCCAATTCGAAACTAAGGCCAAGAAGACAGTGGTTAAGGGTCTAGAAGATGTGGTGCTTGAGCCACCGAGACGTGTGTTGGCTAAATCAAATGAGTACTTgaagaagatcaagttccttcCTAACTTGATGGGTGATTCTCTTCAAGGTTATGACCGCCGAGTGTTTGTTAATGTGGACTTAAATGAGGACAACAGCGGCGTGACTGAATGGTTTCAGCAAAACTTTCCAAAAATGGATAAATAA
- the LOC117616133 gene encoding peptidyl-prolyl cis-trans isomerase CYP21-4 codes for MARIKPQALLIQSKKKKGPTRISITTIVMCNLIIALIALSLVATYRYWSRRSLDQSGSDLSTLEDIGGLVKKYDLPGYAILNTSKGPITVELFKDGSPEVVDRFLDLCQKGHFQGMPFSHVIKHYVIKGGGSQGLGAAEDWISKGKLRSQLVMRPKHEAFMLGTTKNRLDDKGFELVITTAPIPDLNDKLIVFGRVIKGEDVVQEIEEVDTDEHYRPKSSVGITGVILKREI; via the exons ATGGCTCGTATAAAGCCACAGGCGCTGTTAATTCAgagcaaaaagaagaagggcCCAACTCGAATCAGTATCACTACCATAGTTATGTGCAATTTAATCATCGCTTTGATCGCCTTGTCCTTAGTTGCCACTTATCGCTATTGGTCTAGAAG GTCGCTGGACCAATCTGGGTCGGACTTATCTACTCTAGAG GATATTGGTGGGTTAGTAAAGAAGTACGATCTTCCCGGTTATGCT aTTCTAAATACGTCAAAAGGTCCTATCACAGTGGAACTTTTCAAGGATGGTTCTCCAGAGGTTGTGGATAGATTTCTTGACTTATG TCAAAAGGGGCACTTTCAGGGGATGCCCTTCAGTCATGTGATCAAACACTATGTTATTAAAGGGGGAGGTTCCCAAGGACTTGGAGCAGCTGAAGATTGGATATCAAAAGGGAAGCTTCGTAGTCAACTAGTTATGAG ACCAAAGCATGAAGCTTTTATGCTTGGAACTACAAAGAATAGACTAGATGACAAAGGATTTGAGCTTGTTATCACAACTGCACCAATACCAGATTTAAATGATAAGCTGATTGTGTTTGGACGGGTCATTAAGGGAGAGGATGTGGTgcag GAAATTGAAGAGGTCGATACAGATGAACATTATCGGCCTAAATCTTCTGTAGGGATCACTGGCGTGATTCTGAAACGTGAGATTTAA
- the LOC117615001 gene encoding uncharacterized protein LOC117615001 isoform X2, which produces MNSLDSVMDIDQPKNQEDPFLKFIDYARFALSPEPDENLDPNENGAETSTGPSWNWIASRILKTCRAYSSGVTAAILLSDISQAWSEQHRDRPPKKMPECLKQSRKKYKRRKLPNTVTIDSIYEKNFLSLNSVLEAVIVEAFVLPGTSISMLSLGDYWSSNTIDIYLHQRYCDLTRNGLLKKGREIFLTGCYLRPATKGGSAYMRLLPTEYLTILLDEAEDGDLMLIGTKFCSDPFCSISLDAAYKDVCYSLYARIEIIGPLEVHGTLQSKQITLVDNDGVKLQFLLWGDQVVLANLLSVGSMLALDRPYIASSVDRGIETSNEVCLEFGSTTQLFLVPLIQHEEQVSVALTPNQYQGSRLQSTIDPSQAPQVSQVSLPCDSHGSIDFSSYPFQSFVTDLHDKMTGVSLYGVVTNITRERSTTEAIFSLRVEDATGAIWAKLHFVKSWSLRRLSIGHTVYISGLTCSMTKWRGLEALWFENTAGASFFNLSSLPALLNSSCLHKLSSLSDLSSQTSCMQIVQVWLKMKMVHVSKRFSHAICGHFVTEQPNDVLECSFCNTSCGAEVIHTFYLKITLADESGEVSAWCTGHTATELLQISPDEFFELPEDDQAMYPTSLEKQRFTVAIVNCKQQGCGPNDALRMLETEGISWEITGALKSE; this is translated from the exons ATGAACTCGCTCGACTCGGTCATGGACATTGATCAGCCAAAAAATCAAGAAGATCCGTTTCTCAAATTCATTGATTACGCGAGGTTCGCTCTCTCGCCTGAACCAGACGAAAATTTGGATCCGAATGAAAACGGGGCGGAAACCAGTACTGGACCCAGCTGGAACTGGATAGCCTCTCGGATTCTCAAGACTTGTAGGGCCTACTCCAGCGGCGTCACTGCCGCGATTCTACTCTCTGATATATCTCAG GCGTGGAGTGAGCAACATAGGGACAGGCCTCCAAAGAAAATGCCGGAATGTTTGAAGCAGTCGAGAAAGAAGTACAAGAGAAGGAAGCTTCCGAACACCGTGACCATTGACTCCATTTATGAAAAGAATTTCTTGTCTTTGAATAGTGTTTTGGAAGCCGTAATTGTGGAAGCTTTTGTTCTCCCAG GTACCAGCATCTCTATGCTTTCCTTAGGAGATTATTGGAGCTCCAATACTATTGACATTTATCTCCACcaaag ATACTGTGACTTGACTCGTAATGGACTTCTCAAGAAAGGGAGGGAGATCTTTCTCACTGGGTGCTATCTTCGTCCTGCAACTAAAGGAGGATCCGCTTATATGCGGCTGTTGCCAACAGAATATCTGACCATATTGTTAGATGAG GCTGAAGATGGTGATTTAATGCTGATAGGAACTAAGTTTTGTTCAGATCCATTCTGTTCAATTTCTCTTGATGCCGCTTATAAAGACGTTTGTTATTCGTTGTATGCAAG aattgaaattattggGCCACTGGAAGTACATGGTACTTTACAGAGTAAACAAATTACTCTTGTTGACAATGATGGTGTGAAGCTACAATTTCTGCTGTGGGGTGATCAGGTTGTCTTGGCCAATCTTTTGAG cGTGGGAAGTATGCTTGCACTGGATAGACCATATATCGCTAGTTCCGTAGACAGAGGTATTGAAACGAGTAATGAAGTTTGCCTTGAATTTGGTAGTACAACGCAATTGTTTTTGGTGCCTCTGATTCAACATGAAGAGCAA GTATCTGTAGCACTGACACCAAATCAATATCAAGGGTCAAGACTGCAGAGCACAATAGATCCCAGTCAGGCTCCACAAGTTTCTCAAGTTTCCTTGCCCTGTGATTCACATGGGTCCATTGACTTCAGTAGTTATCCTTTTCAA TCATTTGTGACTGACCTTCATGACAAGATGACTGGTGTCAGCCTTTACGGTGTTGTTACCAATATTACCAGAGAAAGAAGTACCACAGAAGCTATCTTCTCCTTGAGAGTTGAAGATGCCACTGGAGCAATTTGGGCAAAGTTACATTTTGTGAAGAGTTG GTCATTAAGAAGATTAAGCATTGGTCACACAGTGTACATATCAGGCCTGACATGCTCTATGACAAAGTGGAGGGG CCTGGAAGCATTATGGTTCGAGAATACTGCTGGAGCTTCTTTCTTCAACCTCAGTTCCTTGCCAGCGTTGCTAAACTCATCTTGTCTTCATAAATTGTCAAGCCTCTCTGATCTATCAAGCCAGACTAGCTGTATGCAG ATAGTTCAGGTTTGGCTGAAAATGAAGATGGTTCATGTCAGTAAAAGATTTTCGCATGCCATATGTGGCCATTTTGTTACCGAGCAGCCCAATGATGTTCTGGAATGCAGCTTCTGTAACACCAGTTGTGGTGCTGAAGTTATCCATACTTTCTACCTGAAAATTACTCTTGCAGACGAGAGTGGGGAAGTTTCTGCATGGTGCACTGGTCACACTGCTACAGAGTTGCTGCAAATATCTCCTGATGAATTCTTTGAACTGCCTGAG GATGATCAAGCTATGTATCCTACTTCATTGGAGAAACAGAGATTCACGGTTGCAATTGTTAATTGTAAGCAGCAGGGCTGTGGACCCAATGATGCTCTTCGTATGCTAGAGACTGAAGGGATCTCATGGGAGATAACTGGAGCATTGAAGAGTGAATAA
- the LOC117615857 gene encoding aldehyde dehydrogenase 22A1: MAFWWPLLVLGFAYAICKFLFMLIPPNVPSIEVDASDVLDDDGNQTQENGFIYVPPRGRTPQAETKVQCYEPATMKYLGYFPALTPDEVKERVAQARKAQKIWAKSSFKQRRQFLRILLKYIIEHQELICEISSRDTGKTMVDASLGEIMTTCEKITWLLSEGERWLKPEYRCSGRSMLHKKSKVEFHPLGVIGAIVSWNYPFHNIFNPMLAAVFSGNSIVIKVSEHASWSGCFYFRIIQSALAAVGAPENLVDVITGFAETGEALVSSVDKIIFVGSPGVGKMIMRNAAEMLIPVTLELGGKDAFIVCEDADVEHVAQIAVRAVLQSSGQNCAGAERFYVHEDIYSSFVSQVSKIVKSVTAGPPLAGKYDMGAICLQEHSERLQNLVNDALDKGAKFVVRGSVGHIGEGAVDQFFPPTVIENVNHTMKLMQEEAFGPIMPIMKFSTDEEAVKLANDSKYGLGCAVFSGSQRRAKEIASQIHCGVAAINDFASTYMCQSLPFGGVKDSGFGRFAGVEGLRACCLVKSVVEDRWWPYIKTKIPKPIQYPVGDNGFEFQESLVEALYGMNIWDRLRALVNVLKILTEQNSPANSKRRDD; the protein is encoded by the exons ATGGCGTTTTGGTGGCCTCTGCTCGTCCTCGGATTCGCTTACGCCATTTGCAAATTCCTCTTTATGCTCATTCCCCCTAATGTGCCTTCCATCGAAGTCGACGCTTCTGATg TGTTGGATGATGATGGGAACCAGACGCAGGAGAATGGTTTCATATAT GTACCTCCGAGGGGAAGGACACCGCAAGCTGAGACGAAGGTTCAGTGCTATGAACCTGCAACCATGAAATACTTGGGATATTTCCCTGCACTGACACCAGATGAG GTCAAGGAGCGGGTAGCACAAGCAAGGAAGGCACAGAAAATATGGGCAAAGAGTAGCTTCAAGCAAAGACGCCAGTTTCTCCGGATTCTTCTAAAGTATATAATTGAACACCAAGAGCTTATATGTGA AATATCTTCACGTGATACGGGGAAGACAATGGTAGATGCATCTCTAGGGGAAATAATGACAACATGTGAGAAGATCACATGGCTCCTTTCAGAGGGTGAGCGTTGGCTAAAGCCTGAATACAG ATGTTCTGGAAGGTCAATGCTTCACAAGAAATCCAAAGTGGAATTCCACCCGCTTGGCGTTATTGGTGCCATTGTGTCATGGAATTATCCATTTCATAATATCTTTAATCCAATGCTGGCAGCAGTTTTTTCTGGAAATAGTATTGTGATTAAG GTTTCAGAACATGCAAGTTGGTCTGGTTGTTTCTACTTCCGAATAATCCAATCAGCCCTTGCTGCTGTAGGAGCACCTGAAAATCTTGTTGACGTAATAACTgg GTTCGCTGAAACTGGAGAAGCGCTGGTTTCTTCTGTTGACAAGATAATATTTGTCGGATCACCTGGTGTGGGTAAGATG ATAATGAGAAATGCTGCTGAGATGCTTATACCAGTTACACTAGAACTTGGTGGAAAAGATGCATTTATTGTTTGTGAAGATGCAGATGTGGAACAT GTTGCCCAAATTGCTGTGAGAGCTGTTCTTCAGTCAAGTGGACAGAACTGTGCTGGGGCTGAGAGATTTTATGTTCACGAGGACATTTATTCTTCATTCGTCAGCCAAGTTTCCAAGATTGTAAAATCTGTTACTGCT GGTCCACCACTTGCTGGAAAGTATGATATGGGAGCTATATGTTTGCAAGAGCACTCTGAAAGGCTTCAAAACCTTGTAAATGATGCCTTAGACAAAGGAGCAAAATTTGTTGTTCGGGGAAGTGTTGGCCATATTGGTGAAGGCGCAGTTGATCAGTTTTTCCCACCTACTGTAATAGAAAATGTAAATCACACGATGAAGTTGATGCAAGAGGAG GCATTTGGACCAATCATGCCAATAATGAAATTTAGCACTGATGAGGAGGCTGTCAAGCTTGCTAATGACTCAAAATATGGACTTGGCTGTGCTGTTTTTTCTGGCAGCCAGCGTCGTGCAAAAGAGATAGCTTCCCAGATACATTGTGGAGTTGCTGCAATCAATGATTTCGCATCAACATACATGTGTCAg TCCCTGCCATTTGGCGGTGTAAAAGACAGTGGATTTGGAAGATTTGCTGGTGTAGAAGGATTGCGAGCTTGTTGTCTTGTAAAGTCGGTTGTTGAGGATAGATGGTGGCCGTACATTAAAACCAAGATACCAAAGCCTATTCAG TATCCTGTTGGAGATAATGGTTTTGAGTTCCAGGAGTCACTAGTTGAAGCACTCTACGGCATGAACATTTGGGACCGTTTGCGAGCATTGGTTAATGTTCTAAAGATTCTTACAGAGCAAAACTCTCCTGCTAACAGTAAGAGAAGAGATGACTGA
- the LOC117615001 gene encoding uncharacterized protein LOC117615001 isoform X1: MNSLDSVMDIDQPKNQEDPFLKFIDYARFALSPEPDENLDPNENGAETSTGPSWNWIASRILKTCRAYSSGVTAAILLSDISQAWSEQHRDRPPKKMPECLKQSRKKYKRRKLPNTVTIDSIYEKNFLSLNSVLEAVIVEAFVLPGTSISMLSLGDYWSSNTIDIYLHQRYCDLTRNGLLKKGREIFLTGCYLRPATKGGSAYMRLLPTEYLTILLDEAEDGDLMLIGTKFCSDPFCSISLDAAYKDVCYSLYARIEIIGPLEVHGTLQSKQITLVDNDGVKLQFLLWGDQVVLANLLSVGSMLALDRPYIASSVDRGIETSNEVCLEFGSTTQLFLVPLIQHEEQVSVALTPNQYQGSRLQSTIDPSQAPQVSQVSLPCDSHGSIDFSSYPFQSFVTDLHDKMTGVSLYGVVTNITRERSTTEAIFSLRVEDATGAIWAKLHFVKSWSLRRLSIGHTVYISGLTCSMTKWRGVPRKHFLLDSLEALWFENTAGASFFNLSSLPALLNSSCLHKLSSLSDLSSQTSCMQIVQVWLKMKMVHVSKRFSHAICGHFVTEQPNDVLECSFCNTSCGAEVIHTFYLKITLADESGEVSAWCTGHTATELLQISPDEFFELPEDDQAMYPTSLEKQRFTVAIVNCKQQGCGPNDALRMLETEGISWEITGALKSE, translated from the exons ATGAACTCGCTCGACTCGGTCATGGACATTGATCAGCCAAAAAATCAAGAAGATCCGTTTCTCAAATTCATTGATTACGCGAGGTTCGCTCTCTCGCCTGAACCAGACGAAAATTTGGATCCGAATGAAAACGGGGCGGAAACCAGTACTGGACCCAGCTGGAACTGGATAGCCTCTCGGATTCTCAAGACTTGTAGGGCCTACTCCAGCGGCGTCACTGCCGCGATTCTACTCTCTGATATATCTCAG GCGTGGAGTGAGCAACATAGGGACAGGCCTCCAAAGAAAATGCCGGAATGTTTGAAGCAGTCGAGAAAGAAGTACAAGAGAAGGAAGCTTCCGAACACCGTGACCATTGACTCCATTTATGAAAAGAATTTCTTGTCTTTGAATAGTGTTTTGGAAGCCGTAATTGTGGAAGCTTTTGTTCTCCCAG GTACCAGCATCTCTATGCTTTCCTTAGGAGATTATTGGAGCTCCAATACTATTGACATTTATCTCCACcaaag ATACTGTGACTTGACTCGTAATGGACTTCTCAAGAAAGGGAGGGAGATCTTTCTCACTGGGTGCTATCTTCGTCCTGCAACTAAAGGAGGATCCGCTTATATGCGGCTGTTGCCAACAGAATATCTGACCATATTGTTAGATGAG GCTGAAGATGGTGATTTAATGCTGATAGGAACTAAGTTTTGTTCAGATCCATTCTGTTCAATTTCTCTTGATGCCGCTTATAAAGACGTTTGTTATTCGTTGTATGCAAG aattgaaattattggGCCACTGGAAGTACATGGTACTTTACAGAGTAAACAAATTACTCTTGTTGACAATGATGGTGTGAAGCTACAATTTCTGCTGTGGGGTGATCAGGTTGTCTTGGCCAATCTTTTGAG cGTGGGAAGTATGCTTGCACTGGATAGACCATATATCGCTAGTTCCGTAGACAGAGGTATTGAAACGAGTAATGAAGTTTGCCTTGAATTTGGTAGTACAACGCAATTGTTTTTGGTGCCTCTGATTCAACATGAAGAGCAA GTATCTGTAGCACTGACACCAAATCAATATCAAGGGTCAAGACTGCAGAGCACAATAGATCCCAGTCAGGCTCCACAAGTTTCTCAAGTTTCCTTGCCCTGTGATTCACATGGGTCCATTGACTTCAGTAGTTATCCTTTTCAA TCATTTGTGACTGACCTTCATGACAAGATGACTGGTGTCAGCCTTTACGGTGTTGTTACCAATATTACCAGAGAAAGAAGTACCACAGAAGCTATCTTCTCCTTGAGAGTTGAAGATGCCACTGGAGCAATTTGGGCAAAGTTACATTTTGTGAAGAGTTG GTCATTAAGAAGATTAAGCATTGGTCACACAGTGTACATATCAGGCCTGACATGCTCTATGACAAAGTGGAGGGG GGTTCCACGAAAACATTTTTTGCTTGACAGCCTGGAAGCATTATGGTTCGAGAATACTGCTGGAGCTTCTTTCTTCAACCTCAGTTCCTTGCCAGCGTTGCTAAACTCATCTTGTCTTCATAAATTGTCAAGCCTCTCTGATCTATCAAGCCAGACTAGCTGTATGCAG ATAGTTCAGGTTTGGCTGAAAATGAAGATGGTTCATGTCAGTAAAAGATTTTCGCATGCCATATGTGGCCATTTTGTTACCGAGCAGCCCAATGATGTTCTGGAATGCAGCTTCTGTAACACCAGTTGTGGTGCTGAAGTTATCCATACTTTCTACCTGAAAATTACTCTTGCAGACGAGAGTGGGGAAGTTTCTGCATGGTGCACTGGTCACACTGCTACAGAGTTGCTGCAAATATCTCCTGATGAATTCTTTGAACTGCCTGAG GATGATCAAGCTATGTATCCTACTTCATTGGAGAAACAGAGATTCACGGTTGCAATTGTTAATTGTAAGCAGCAGGGCTGTGGACCCAATGATGCTCTTCGTATGCTAGAGACTGAAGGGATCTCATGGGAGATAACTGGAGCATTGAAGAGTGAATAA
- the LOC117617233 gene encoding UPF0481 protein At3g47200-like, producing MENNQISGRQPKLGDHVSIEITPEHDELVSSIKEKMENIAVSVCIFRVPQELGEHNEKKYTPDHVSIGPLHRAKQTRVPQDDKWRYCYALLNRKPNLEATLNICVKALRELEHKARRCYEGEIDISSSDDFVQLLLIDGCFIIELFLKFAYKSLRSRRDPIFTKPGMLFELRCDMALLENQIPFFVVQRLFQLVPLPPKCNEPLNELASRFYRRIIPGDDEHVIKDKFNQEGYHLLDLIRHCILPTNPKLHLKENVPQKHLDCAKKLKSAGIKFKTATSQSFLDIKFAHGVFKIPPLEVHHCTETLLRNLIALEQRQLDDTIQHVTSYAFLMGCLITSEKDVKLLRRRQILIHDDKKDKEVFQMFEKLCKEIKLMDFYYGRLFQDVAEYKSKSWHEKRQNLDTHLKTPTSVMVFVVAILLLLLTFVGACFSILSFALHHV from the coding sequence ATGGAAAACAACCAGATATCAGGGAGACAGCCAAAATTAGGAGACCATGTCTCGATTGAAATCACTCCTGAGCATGATGAACTTGTATCTTCTATCAAGGAAAAGATGGAAAACATTGCTGTATCAGTCTGTATCTTCAGAGTCCCCCAGGAACTTGGCGAGCATAACGAAAAGAAATATACTCCTGATCATGTTTCCATTGGTCCTTTGCACCGTGCAAAACAGACTAGAGTGCCGCAAGATGATAAGTGGCGCTATTGTTATGCACTCCTCAATCGAAAACCGAATTTAGAAGCAACCTTGAACATCTGCGTGAAAGCTCTTCGAGAGTTGGAGCACAAAGCACGAAGATGCTATGAGGGAGAGATTGATATCAGCAGCAGTGATGACTTTGTTCAATTGTTGCTAATTGATGGCTGCTTCATCATTGAGCTATTTCTGAAGTTTGCCTACAAGAGCCTTAGGTCCCGGAGAGACCCTATATTCACCAAGCCTGGGATGCTTTTCGAACTGAGATGTGACATGGCATTACTAGAAAACCAAATTCCTTTCTTTGTTGTTCAAAGGCTATTTCAATTAGTACCACTTCCTCCAAAATGCAACGAGCCACTCAATGAGCTCGCGTCCCGGTTCTACAGAAGAATAATACCAGGAGATGATGAGCATGTTATCAAAGACAAATTCAATCAAGAAGGGTATCATTTACTTGATCTAATTCGGCATTGTATCCTCCCAACAAATCCGAAATTGCATCTGAAAGAAAATGTGCCTCAAAAACATTTGGATTGTGCCAAAAAGCTTAAAAGTGCTGGCATTAAATTCAAGACGGCTACAAGCCAAAGTTTCTTGGACATCAAGTTTGCTCATGGTGTTTTCAAAATCCCACCTCTTGAAGTCCATCATTGCACAGAAACACTTCTTAGGAACCTCATTGCACTTGAGCAGCGTCAGCTTGATGATACCATACAGCATGTCACATCTTATGCCTTCCTCATGGGGTGCCTCATCACCTCCGAGAAGGATGTGAAATTACTTCGGCGGAGACAGATTCTCATCCACGATGACAAGAAGGATAAAGAGGTTTTTCAAATGTTCGAGAAGCTTTGCAAGGAGATCAAGCTGATGGATTTCTACTATGGGAGGCTTTTTCAAGATGTGGCTGAGTACAAGAGCAAAAGTTGGCATGAAAAGCGGCAGAATTTGGACACACATCTCAAAACTCCGACTTCAGTTATGGTGTTTGTTGTTGcaattttgcttcttcttctcaccTTTGTTGGAGCTTGCTTTTCCATACTCTCCTTTGCTCTCCACCATGTTTAG